A genomic segment from Nematostella vectensis chromosome 6, jaNemVect1.1, whole genome shotgun sequence encodes:
- the LOC5521565 gene encoding uncharacterized protein LOC5521565 — protein MAFLPRSRKTFGIPVRRQPVPEVLMDTRSFVRQAPCLLPHRTTNTVQQRLWLDITELDTTNIEHKDEQYNSNMWKNFKFVRSKQSAAESSKTLSPQPKERILKQGDARLIDMETDHHVRGNIADIYPLKVPHPSRIGDNTYDKFLGEAKLTERKRNRIARQLQNSQDFRIRQMKIRSECRAPPLNWEGEIVPPQTFRRYPHRFNYDQEEDEQKLSYSYVSKNTRPYTGSPGSEYQRYGTPWKDGLRGRKPPP, from the coding sequence ATGGCTTTTTTACCCAGATCAAGGAAGACATTCGGGATCCCTGTTCGGAGGCAACCCGTCCCTGAGGTTTTAATGGACACGAGAAGCTTTGTTCGACAGGCGCCATGTTTATTACCACATAGAACAACAAACACTGTTCAACAGCGCCTTTGGTTGGATATCACCGAGCTAGATACGACCAATATAGAGCACAAGGACGAGCAATATAACAGCAATATGTGGAAGAATTTTAAGTTCGTTCGATCAAAGCAGAGCGCAGCAGAGAGTTCGAAAACACTCAGCCCCCAGCCAAAAGAACGAATTCTGAAGCAGGGAGACGCTCGGCTGATAGACATGGAAACAGATCACCATGTGCGTGGTAACATTGCTGATATATACCCTTTAAAAGTACCGCATCCTTCAAGGATAGGTGACAACACTTACGATAAATTCTTAGGTGAGGCAAAATTGACTGAGAGAAAGCGCAATCGAATCGCTCGTCAACTACAGAATTCGCAAGATTTTCGGATCAGACAAATGAAGATTCGAAGCGAGTGCAGGGCCCCTCCCCTTAACTGGGAGGGGGAAATTGTCCCCCCACAGACATTCCGACGGTACCCACACCGGTTTAACTATGACCAAGAAGAGGATGAACAAAAGCTCTCTTACAGCTATGTGTCGAAAAACACCAGACCTTATACCGGATCACCTGGGTCCGAGTATCAACGGTATGGTACCCCCTGGAAGGATGGTCTAAGAGGGAGAAAACCACCCCCTTAG
- the LOC5521435 gene encoding X-ray repair cross-complementing protein 6 produces MAFDNFGSAMKDLFDFEDGEEETETSQESGWQGKDCLLFAIDCSPLMFKPVNGEIPFQLVIKCAINVLKNKIISSDKDLMAIVFFATEKHKNKTDFKHVYILQELDQPDASRILELEKFLEDDNCNDFSSNFGHNTGFSLSDVLWTCSNIFSQCTQKVSHKRIMLFTNCDHPHIDDLHLQKRAKTKAEDLREVGINIELLSMLPAGGSFDPSAFYQDIVVFEEDEDGRISNAAEKFEELLRRVQKKDHKKRSMGSIPFTISEGVEFGVNIFNLCRSATKSSYVNLDSRTNEDCQVHTKYICKDTGAELMPTDIKFYQKFGGEKIIFEKEEVASMKKFGDPGLLLMGFKPRVTLKRFYHVKPAHFIYPDEKSITGSTTLFSALLTKCLDRDVVPICRYIPRGSAAPSFVALLPQEEEYDDSNVQVTPPGFHVIFLPFADDMRKLKYPKKPEVSEDQIEKAQKIIRKLHFTFDSTSFENPTLQKHFNSLEALALDRDAPEEVNDLTVPDVERIDRRAGELLQEFKELVYPENYDPEAKAGAKRKAGAAGGAAKRGKQDGQPVDIRQEALSGRLSKLTVPVLREFAKQEGIKCGTKKADLVDAINRHFGV; encoded by the exons ATGGCTTTTGATAACTTTGGTTCAGCCATGAAGGACCTGTTTGATTTTGAAGATGGTGAAGAGGAAACAGAAACTTCTCAG GAGAGTGGTTGGCAAGGGAAGGACTGCCTCCTCTTTGCGATAGACTGCTCACCACTGATGTTCAAGCCTGTCAACGGAGAAATTCCATTCCAACTTGTCATCAAG tgtGCTATTAATGTACTGAAGAACAAGATTATCAGCAGTGATAAGGATTTGATGGCCATTGTCTTCTTTGCAACA GAGAAGCATAAAAACAAGACAGACTTCAAGCATGTCTACATTCTTCAG GAGCTGGATCAGCCAGATGCATCACGCATCCTTGAACTTGAAAAGTTCTTAGAAG ATGATAACTGTAATGATTTTAGCAGTAATTTTGGACACAACACTGGGTTTTCTCTGAGTGATGTTCTATGGACGTGCTCCAACATATTTTCTCAATG CACGCAGAAGGTTAGTCACAAGAGAATTATGCTGTTTACAAACTGTGACCATCCTCACATTGATGACCTTCATCTTCAA AAAAGAGCAAAGACTAAGGCAGAG GATTTAAGAGAAGTTGGTATTAACATTGAGCTGCTGAGCATGCTGCCTGCTGGAGGCTCGTTTGATCCCAGTGCATTCTACCAG GACATTGTGGTATTTGAAGAAGACGAAGATGGTAGAATATCAAACGCTGCTGAGAAATTTGAAGAGCTCTTACGCAG AGTTCAAAAGAAAGATCACAAGAAAAGGTCAATGGGAAGTATACCATTCACAATATCAGAGGGTGTTGAGTTTGGAGTGAACAT ATTTAATCTGTGCCGATCAGCTACAAAATCCAGCTATGTTAATCTCGACAGTCGGACAAATGAAGATTGCCAAGTCCACACCAAATACATTTGTAAG GATACTGGTGCCGAGCTGATGCCAACAGATATAAAATTCTATCAGAAGTTTGGTGGAGAGAAG ATAATATTTGAAAAGGAAGAGGTAGCTTCCATGAAGAAATTTGGTGATCctg GCTTGCTACTGATGGGGTTTAAGCCTAGGGTAACACTGAAAAGATTCTACCATGTAAAGCCAGCACACTTCATATACCCAGATGAAAAG TCAATCACAGGTAGTACCACACTTTTTTCTGCCCTTTTGACCAAATGTCTGGATAGAGATGTTGTTCCTATTTGCCGGTACATCCCAAGAGGCTCAGCAGCCCCAAGTTTTGTTGCACTTCTCCCTCAG GAAGAGGAGTATGATGACAGTAATGTTCAGGTGACTCCACCCGGATTCCATGTTATCTTCCTTCCGTTTGCTGATGATATGAGGAAACTCAAATACCCCAAGAAACCAGAAG TATCGGAAGACCAGATTGAGAAGGCTcagaaaataataagaaagCTGCACTTCACATTTGATAGCACATCATTTGAGAACCCAA CTCTTCAGAAACACTTTAACAGTCTTGAGGCTCTTGCCTTGGACAGAGATGCCCCAGAAGAGGTTAATGACTTGACAG TCCCTGATGTTGAGCGAATTGACCGCAGAGCTGGTGAACTTCTACAAGAATTCAAGGAACTTGTTTATCCTGAAAACTATGATCCCGAAGCAAAGGCTGGAGCAAAGCGAAAG GCTGGTGCTGCTGGAGGTGCTGCCAAGAGAGGCAAACAAGATGGTCAGCCTGTGGATATCAGACAGGAAGCACTTAGTGGGAGG TTGTCAAAACTCACTGTCCCAGTTCTACGTGAATTTGCAAAACAAGAAGGGATCAAATGTGGGACAAAAAAGGCGGATCTGGTCGATGCTATAAACCGTCACTTTGGGGTCTAG
- the LOC5521436 gene encoding uncharacterized protein LOC5521436: MFEQLFDGVVEMVVGLWAIWSLPLLTRLTQQFVCLIKGITIAHVYLPTKDETSVDMNSYFSCCEMHCTITANSNHCHWKTWTDGQITSFAQSYNQKLHGISQNTQQSICSFTRMCETTTVDSLKQYSPESRKSCPLACIPFVFKEFDQSIQPTVLQQHPLGSHTKNEASAVSEKIHNCKDMYSHYLEKVTPKKQENMNFSCFNEKSNSSAASIDSGYRSHQSVESNCKCIDEDGVTLYVSDCCYDRQGRLIRMYVGLSEYTESTSESYFEDEDSSAEDDSDVCNEDDEDEDFIVFDSHTWCPVYGDKDQDFTFISIQVTPAFSMSDGDFNSNSKEYHKKCKEISEENFVGMTLNNINSQGQEFNYDDDKYLNVNDSDYDNTDSDIDFDNPTGSDIDSTKDKSIGAGTGTKKVKFCEEDDVHVMYTWDFAYRAARRSEWCQCATDREHFKLRINQTEQLLKPVLLDRIAKMQET; encoded by the exons ATGTTTGAACAGTTGTTCGATGGTGTTGTAGAGATGGTTGTGGGGTTATGGGCGATTTGGTCGTTGCCTCTGCTAACCAGACTGACACAGCAATTTGTCTGTTTGATTAAAG GTATCACAATCGCTCATGTCTATTTACCAACAAAGGATGAAACTTCTGTTGACATGAACAGTTATTTTTCATGTTGTGAGATGCATTGTACCATCACAGCCAACTCAAATCACTGCCACTGGAAAACATGGACAGATGGACAGATAACTTCTTTTGCTCAATCCTACAACCAAAAACTCCACGGGATAAGTCAAAACACACAGCAAAGTATCTGCTCTTTTACAAGGATGTGCGAAACTACAACAGTTGATTCATTGAAACAATACAGTCCTGAGTCACGCAAGTCCTGCCCACTGGCTTGCATCCCCTTTGTGTTCAAGGAGTTTGATCAGTCCATCCAACCCACGGTGTTGCAGCAACACCCTTTAGGTAGTCACACCAAAAATGAAGCAAGTGCAGTCTCAGAAAAAATACATAACTGCAAGGACATGTATTCACACTACTTAGAAAAGGTAACACctaaaaaacaagaaaacatgaACTTTTCGTGCTTCAATGAGAAGTCGAACAGCAGTGCTGCAAGCATAGACTCTGGGTACAGGTCACACCAGAGTGTTGAGTCCAACTGTAAATGCATTGATGAGGATGGGGTGACCTTGTATGTCTCAGACTGTTGCTATGACAGACAGGGGAGACTTATTAGGATGTATGTTGGACTCAGCGAGTACACGGAGTCAACTAGTGAGTCGTACTTTGAAGATGAAGATTCATCAGCTGAAGATGATAGTGATGTCTGTAATGAAGACGACGAAGATGAAGACTTCATTGTGTTTGATTCTCATACTTGGTGTCCAGTGTATGGGGACAAAGATCAAGACTTTACTTTTATTTCAATACAAGTCACACCAGCCTTTTCCATGTCTGATGGGGACTTCAATTCAAACTCTAAAGAATATCACAAAAAATGCAAGGAAATCTCAGAAGAAAACTTTGTGGGAATGACTTTAAACAATATAAACAGCCAAGGCCAAGAAtttaattatgatgatgacaaatATTTGAATGTAAATGATAGTGACTATGATAATACAGATAGTGACATTGATTTTGACAACCCGACTGGATCTGATATAGATTCAACCAAAGATAAATCCATCGGTGCTGGCACTGGAACCAAGAAAGTCAAGTTTTGTGAAGAAGACGATGTCCATGTGATGTACACTTGGGACTTTGCTTACCGCGCTGCGCGGAGGAGTGAATGGTGCCAATGTGCAACTGATAGAGAACATTTTAAACTGCGGATTAATCAGACAGAGCAGCTTCTTAAGCCAGTCCTACTAGACAGAATAGCAAAAATGCAAGAAACCTAA
- the LOC5521566 gene encoding general transcription factor IIH subunit 1-like, which translates to MAAVSESSVLLTVINTKYKKNSGVLQLLTNNLTWSPQGSSAPKIDCKYSEIKVQRISPEGSSKVQLQVVLHDNSSYSIHFTGQNAKKERDDVKELLAQLIPAHRKKASKELEEKNRMLKDNPELYQLYKDLVVSGVITPDEFWANRGQDTGATSKSTGVNQSIGLSSALLADMQPESSGCNEVKYSLNADTIETIFRTYPAVKKKHEEVVPDQMTEKDFWTKFFQSHYFHRDRSAETRPTASDMFTECAKQDEKEQLASKLNLISDPMLDLTGVSPLPEEGYGSVPCDVPEQVSKNSTSTQSLFRRLNHHSLMVLHSTPSASTTSDGIPNEERNGTVDNQPAEPPAKKTRLREVTEYDDLQEHSPIEPISLKIVTRNKYSGGPVTLPGINGNTSIPGHNAADVTTAIQYCQHEVNSWTPDLTQALSSDQACHVLTEISPGGSLMETTSQANIHHTLSSTMKSEVLQQYMALTELLRHFWSCFPVKTAFLEEKVARMGQSLEKYRNTKLEQLRGKLSEGDLHLIEHLTEMLEAATAKYRSWEGLRAAKITR; encoded by the exons atggcggccgTCAGTGAGTCTTCCGTCCTTCTTACAGTAATCAacacaaaatataagaaaaattCCGGAGTATTACAATTGCTTACGAACAATTTAACATGGTCTCCACAAGGCTCCAGCGCGCCCAAGATTGACTGCAAATATTCCGAAATTAAAG TTCAGCGAATAAGCCCTGAGGGGAGCTCCAAGGTCCAACTACAGGTTGTCCTCCATGACAACAGCTCATATAGCATCCACTTCACCGGCCAGAATGCTAAGAAAGAAAGGGATGATGTCAAGGAATTACTGGCTCAACTTATCCCTGCACATCGCAAAAAGGCCAGCAAGGAATTAGAGGAGAAAAATAG AATGCTGAAGGATAACCCTGAACTGTACCAATTGTACAAGGATCTGGTTGTTAGTGGTGTAATAACCCCAGATGAATTCTGGGCAAATAGAGGACAG GACACAGGAGCAACAAGCAAAAGCACTGGTGTAAACCAGAGTATTGGTCTATCCTCTGCGCTACTG GCAGACATGCAGCCTGAAAGTTCAGGATGTAATGAGGTCAAGTACAGCCTAAATGCAGACACGATTGAGACAATATTCAGGACATATCCAGCAG TAAAGAAAAAGCATGAAGAAGTTGTTCCTGACCAG ATGACAGAGAAGGACTTCTGGACAAAGTTTTTTCAGTCCCACTACTTTCACCGTGATCGCTCTGCAGAGACGCGCCCAACTGCATCTGACATGTTCACTGAGTGTGCAAAACAGGATGAGAAAG AGCAACTTGCAAGTAAACTAAACCTTATAAGTGATCCCATGTTGGATCTGACGGGGGTCTCACCACTACCAGAGGAG GGTTATGGATCAGTGCCTTGTGATGTCCCAGAGCAAGTTTCCAAGAACTCCACCTCCACCCAGTCATTATTTCGCCGCCTTAACCACCACAGCCTCATGGTTCTACACTCCACACCTTCAGC TTCTACAACTAGCGATGGGATTCCTAATGAAGAAAGGAATGGCACAGTTGATAACCAGCCAGCGGAACCACCTGCAAAAAAG ACCCGCCTCCGTGAGGTGACCGAGTATGACGACTTACAAGAGCACTCTCCCATTGAGCCCATTTCTCTGAAGATTGTCACCAGAAATAAATACTCAGGAGGCCCTGTTACATTACCTGGCATT aatGGCAACACATCTATCCCTGGACATAATGCCGCTGATGTCACCACCGCCATTCAGTACTGCCAGCATGAGGTCAATTCCTGGACGCCAGACCTTACACAG GCCCTGTCTAGTGACCAAGCATGCCATGTACTGACGGAGATCTCCCCTGGGGGCTCCCTCATGGAAACCACTTCACAGGCTAACATCCATC ATACACTTAGCAGTACCATGAAGTCTGAAGTACTGCAGCAGTACATGGCTCTGACTGAACTTCTGCGTCACTTTTGGTCATGTTTCCCTGTCAAGACAGCATTTCTGGAGGAAAAG gtTGCCCGCATGGGACAGAGCTTAGAAAAATACCGCAACACTAAACTTGAGCAGTTAAGGGGTAAACTCAGTGAAGGAGATCTGCAT CTTATAGAACATCTAACCGAAATGTTAGAAGCAGCAACAGCAAAGTATAGATCATGGGAAGGATTGCGTGCAGCAAAGATTACAAGATGA
- the LOC116604449 gene encoding uncharacterized protein LOC116604449: MAKAVDEAVCDLTGTERMTNEELRELEKWCPWCLEEKKVEEPESVVSQEDQTLISIEEWMSIYDVDGKELDDFYLPGVSREEDSGVNETGICATLTIEVTTNSASSSQRDKKETTVENFDKNTCDASKTLKDEDSTKNDCNNKSTAVQASSDSIDGDSEEYENKESKQSVSKLRCAGKGSPVERAELNVTIATKVSHDHGYYKNAGSRDVTDPVTK, translated from the exons ATGGCTAAAGCTGTCGACGAAGCTGTTTGTGATTTGACCGGGACAGAGCGGATGACAAATGAGGAGCTGAGGGAGCTAGAAAAg TGGTGTCCATGGTGTCTCGAGGAGAAAAAGGTAGAGGAACCCGAGTCAGTGGTTTCACAGGAAGACCAAACCTTGATAAGTATAGAGGAGTGGATGTCAATTTACGACGTTGACGGAAAAGAGTTAGACGACTTTTATCTCCCTGGCGTAAGCCGAGAAGAAGACAGTGGCGTTAATGAAACGGGTATTTGCGCTACTCTTACCATAGAGGTTACGACAAATAGCGCAAGCTCATCGCAaagagataaaaaagaaacaacagTCGAgaattttgacaaaaacacatgTGATGCATCAAAGACATTAAAAGACGAAGATTCCACTAAAAATGATTGTAATAACAAATCTACAGCCGTACAAGCCAGTTCAGACTCAATAGATGGAGACTCTGAGGAATATGAAAACAAGGAGAGCAAACAATCTGTGTCTAAGCTAAGATGTGCTGGAAAAGGTTCTCCAGTGGAAAGGGCGGAGCTTAATGTTACTATAGCAACAAAGGTCAGTCATGACCACGGGTATTATAAAAACGCGGGCTCACGTGATGTTACTGACCCAGTAACAAAATGA
- the LOC5521567 gene encoding acyl-CoA synthetase short-chain family member 3, mitochondrial: MLRAICTYRCSALARVLSRNLHPHLKTSTKPFNCSKASSQLLHTSAASRKVDKAYTYDEAFKQSVEDPEGFWDDVAQGIDWYKPYTKVVDNATPPFTKWFPGGELNTCFNCLDRHIENGIGGRIALIYDSPVSGKIEMYSYQNLQRLVAKFAGALNSLNVGKGDRVVIYMPMVPQAVIAMLACARIGAIHSVVFGGFAAAELARRIEHAEPRVIVTASCGIEPSRIVTYKPLVDEAIKISSFKPSTVVLYQRDQCTGDIIPGRDITWDQVMERAEPHDCVPVLATDPLYILYTSGTTGDPKGIVRRNGGHAVALNWSMKNIYGVNPGEVWWAASDLGWVVGHSYIVYAPLFNGCTTVLFEGKPVGTPDAGAFFRVIEQHKVISMFTAPTAIRIIRTEDPKAELIRQYDLSHFRDMFLAGEHLDKDTMQWARRAISAPVYDNWWQTESGWAITAHTVGLGRPMDEKLETTGKAVPGYNVKILREDMTEADRGELGQICVKLPMPPGTMGTLWRADERFKKTYFEKYPGYYDSSDAGVMDEDGYVSIMARTDDVINVAGHRISTKSLEEGMMKPSFVVDAACIGLKDGIKGHVPLGFVIVDKTVSMKKEDMIKEVKKSVREFVGPVAAFKTAVIVPALPKTRSGKTVRGILAKIVHGEPYKVTPTMDNPQCLDQIKDVLISEGYLKENGEQGEAKAAA; this comes from the exons ATGCTTCGAGCTATCTGCACTTATCGATGCTCAGCACTTGCCCGGGTTCTATCGCGCAATTTGCACCCCCATCTCAAAACCTCAACAAAGCCATTCAACTGCTCGAAAGCCAGTTCACAGCTTCTGCACACGTCTGCAGCTAGTCGGAAAGTTGACAAGGCTTATACATACGATGAGGCGTTTAAACAGTCTGTGGAAGATCCGGAAGGTTTCTGGGATGACGTGGCACAAGGCATTGACTGGTACAAGCCGTACACCAAGGTTGTTGATAACGCTACACCACCCTTCACAAAATG GTTTCCCGGAGGAGAATTGAACACTTGTTTCAATTGCCTCGATCGGCACATAGAGAATGGAATCGGTGGCAGAATAGCTTTGATCTATGACAGCCCTGTTTCGGGCAAGATCGAGATGTATTCGTATCAAAACTTGCAGCGACTG GTTGCTAAATTTGCAGGTGCATTGAATAGCTTGAATGTTGGCAAAGGTGACAGAGTAGTCATTTACATGCCAATGGTGCCACAG GCTGTCATTGCTATGTTAGCCTGTGCTAGGATTGGTGCCATTCACTCTGTCGTCTTTGGAGGATTTGCTGCAGCAGAGCTAGCAAGGAGAATAGAACATGCAGAG CCAAGAGTTATTGTAACTGCTTCATGTGGAATTGAACCAAGCAGGATAGTGACCTACAAACCCTTAGTTGATGAAGCAATCAAAATATCCTCATTCAAGCCCTCCACAGTAGTGCTTTACCAAAGAGACCAG TGCACTGGTGACATCATTCCTGGGCGGGACATCACGTGGGACCAGGTTATGGAGAGGGCGGAGCCCCATGACTGCGTACCTGTCCTGGCCACGGATCCGCTTTATATACTCTACACTTCAGGGACGACTGGTGATCCCAAg GGTATCGTTCGTCGTAATGGCGGTCATGCAGTTGCTCTCAACTGGTCGATGAAAAACATTTATGGGGTTAACCCAGGCGAG GTTTGGTGGGCAGCATCTGATCTCGGTTGGGTTGTCGGTCACTCGTACATCGTGTACGCCCCTCTTTTTAACGGCTGCACCACGGTGCTCTTTGAG GGTAAACCTGTGGGGACTCCTGATGCGGGCGCTTTTTTCCGTGTGATCGAACAACACAAGGTTATTAGCATGTTCACCGCACCGACAGCCATCAGAATCATCCGAACAGAG GACCCTAAGGCCGAGCTCATCCGTCAATACGACCTGTCTCA TTTCCGTGACATGTTTCTGGCGGGTGAGCATCTCGACAAGGACACAATGCAGTGGGCTCGGCGCGCAATCAGCGCCCCGGTATACGATAATTGGTGGCAGACAG AATCCGGCTGGGCCATTACCGCGCACACCGTGGGCCTGGGCCGACCGATGGACGAAAAACTTGAGACAACAGGCAAAGCGGTACCCGGATATAACG TGAAAATCCTCCGAGAGGACATGACTGAAGCTGACAGGGGAGAGCTGGGTCAGATCTGCGTCAA gCTTCCAATGCCGCCCGGTACCATGGGAACCCTGTGGCGTGCTGACGAGAGGTTCAAGAAAACGTACTTCGAGAAATACCCG GGTTATTATGACAGCAGCGATGCCGGTGTCATGGACGAGGATGGATATGTGTCAATCATGGCGCGCACGGATGACGTAATCAACGTGGCCGGTCACCGAATCTCCACCAAATCGCTAGAGGAG GGTATGATGAAGCCAAGCTTTGTGGTAGACGCCGCATGTATCGGTCTCAAGGATGGCATCAAGGGACATGTGCCGCTAGGATTTGTCATCGTCgataaaa CTGTTTCGATGAAAAAAGAAGACATGATTAAGGAGGTGAAGAAGAGCGTGCGAGAATTCGTTGGCCCCGTGGCCGCCTTCAAAACGGCGGTCATTGTCCCTGCATTACCTAAG ACGCGTTCAGGGAAGACCGTCCGTGGAATCTTGGCGAAAATAGTCCACGGAGAGCCGTACAAG GTGACTCCGACAATGGACAACCCGCAATGTTTGGATCAGATCAAGGATGTGTTGATCAGTGAAGGATACCTCAAAGAGAATGGCGAGCAGGGGGAGGCAAAGGCAGCGGCATAA